The proteins below are encoded in one region of Pontibacter deserti:
- a CDS encoding type IA DNA topoisomerase: protein MKVCIAEKPSVAREIAMVIGARTKKDGYFEGNGYQVTWTFGHFCQLREPDDYRPEWKRWSIHDLPMLPQQYGIKLMQDSGVQKQFRIIKQLLDNAEEVINCGDAGQEGEVIQRWVLTEAKYRKPFKRLWISSLTEEAIRQGFARLREGSEFDSLYQAGKSRAIGDWLLGMNATRLFTLKYANGSRQTLSIGRVQTPTLAMLVNRHHEIANFVPQPYWELKTVYRDITFASTNGRFQKEEDAQKILEAIRQAELTITDVETKKGTEAPRNLFDLTSLQIECNNKLGMSADETLKTVQSLYEKKVVSYPRVDTTYLPDDIYPKIPGILQGLDNYRNEVAPLLQDKIRKTKKVFNNNKVTDHHAIIPTGASAGSIYGREADVYDIITRRFIAAFYPDCIVSNTTVNAESAGYTFRVRGKQILEPGWRVLYGAEDIKPEAPAKEGDAEEVTAGVLPHFDKGEHGPHEPLLEKKMTNPPKEYTEATLLRAMETAGKQMEDEELKDALKENGIGRPSTRAAIIETLYKRQYIRKDKKKIVPTQMGIDLIGVIKNQTLKSAEMTGQWEKKLRQIEGGEFKAEAFLQELQNFVISLVQEVKNDTARVSIEPQATAAPAAKIRDAAKSKKTAPAKEKAAAPTQGLGSCPACQQGYIVKGSTAYGCIKYKDGCRFLIPIEQFGKPLNEKQITALLTKGKTPTIKGLKDAAGQTFDGSIVLNGQQLEVQKAEQKPASDPFAMCPRCKQGKMLKGSTAYGCSRFREGCQFKVPFELGGKTLSEKQIATLLTKGKTGKIKGFISHKTGNTFEAALTINDQGQVVYQF from the coding sequence TTGAAAGTTTGCATTGCTGAAAAACCCAGTGTGGCCCGCGAAATTGCCATGGTTATTGGTGCCAGAACCAAGAAAGACGGTTATTTTGAAGGCAACGGCTACCAGGTAACCTGGACCTTCGGGCACTTCTGCCAGCTGCGCGAGCCCGACGATTACCGCCCCGAATGGAAGCGCTGGAGCATACACGACCTGCCCATGCTACCGCAGCAGTACGGCATAAAACTGATGCAGGACAGCGGTGTTCAAAAGCAATTCAGAATAATAAAGCAGCTACTCGACAACGCCGAAGAAGTAATAAACTGTGGGGATGCCGGCCAGGAAGGAGAAGTAATTCAGCGCTGGGTTTTAACCGAAGCCAAGTATAGAAAACCTTTCAAACGTCTCTGGATCTCGTCGCTTACCGAAGAAGCCATTCGTCAGGGTTTTGCCCGCTTACGCGAAGGCTCAGAATTCGATTCTCTCTACCAGGCTGGTAAAAGCCGCGCCATTGGCGACTGGCTGCTGGGCATGAATGCTACCCGTTTGTTTACGCTGAAGTATGCCAACGGCAGCCGCCAGACCTTATCTATTGGCCGTGTGCAAACACCTACGCTGGCTATGCTGGTAAACCGCCACCATGAGATCGCTAACTTTGTACCGCAGCCATACTGGGAACTGAAGACTGTTTACCGCGATATAACGTTTGCCAGCACCAACGGCCGTTTCCAGAAAGAGGAAGATGCTCAGAAAATACTGGAGGCGATACGTCAGGCAGAATTAACTATAACTGATGTTGAGACCAAGAAAGGTACTGAAGCGCCGCGTAACCTGTTCGACCTAACCTCGCTGCAGATTGAGTGCAATAACAAACTGGGCATGTCGGCCGACGAAACGCTGAAGACCGTGCAGAGCCTGTACGAGAAGAAAGTAGTTTCTTATCCGCGTGTAGATACCACTTACCTTCCTGATGATATTTATCCGAAGATACCAGGTATACTTCAGGGGTTGGATAACTATAGAAATGAAGTAGCACCGTTGCTACAAGACAAGATTCGCAAAACCAAAAAAGTATTCAACAATAATAAAGTAACAGATCACCACGCTATCATACCAACAGGCGCATCGGCAGGTAGCATTTATGGTCGCGAAGCCGATGTATATGATATTATTACCCGTCGTTTTATAGCTGCCTTTTACCCGGATTGTATAGTAAGTAACACTACTGTAAATGCAGAATCGGCAGGTTATACTTTTAGGGTTAGAGGAAAACAGATACTAGAGCCGGGCTGGCGTGTGTTGTATGGTGCTGAAGATATTAAACCGGAAGCTCCTGCAAAAGAAGGTGATGCGGAAGAAGTGACAGCCGGCGTACTGCCGCATTTCGATAAAGGCGAACATGGCCCACACGAACCGTTGCTGGAGAAAAAAATGACCAACCCGCCAAAAGAATATACCGAAGCCACGTTGCTGCGCGCCATGGAAACAGCCGGCAAGCAGATGGAAGATGAGGAACTAAAGGATGCCTTAAAAGAGAACGGGATCGGCCGGCCATCTACCCGTGCAGCTATTATTGAAACACTTTATAAGAGGCAGTACATCCGCAAAGACAAAAAAAAGATAGTGCCTACACAGATGGGCATTGACCTGATAGGTGTGATTAAAAACCAGACCCTGAAATCGGCGGAGATGACCGGGCAGTGGGAAAAGAAACTGCGCCAGATAGAAGGTGGTGAGTTTAAAGCCGAAGCCTTTTTACAGGAACTACAGAATTTTGTTATCAGCCTGGTGCAGGAAGTGAAGAATGATACTGCCCGCGTAAGTATAGAACCACAGGCAACTGCTGCTCCGGCCGCTAAGATCAGGGATGCAGCCAAATCTAAAAAAACTGCTCCGGCAAAAGAGAAAGCCGCAGCTCCTACGCAAGGGCTTGGCTCCTGCCCTGCCTGTCAGCAGGGGTATATTGTAAAAGGTTCTACAGCTTATGGCTGCATTAAGTATAAAGATGGATGCCGTTTCCTGATACCGATTGAGCAGTTCGGAAAACCACTGAACGAGAAACAGATTACTGCCCTGCTAACCAAAGGCAAAACACCAACTATAAAAGGACTAAAAGACGCAGCCGGCCAAACTTTTGATGGAAGTATAGTTCTAAACGGACAGCAGCTTGAAGTTCAGAAAGCAGAGCAAAAGCCAGCATCAGATCCGTTTGCTATGTGCCCGCGCTGCAAGCAAGGTAAAATGTTAAAAGGAAGTACAGCCTACGGATGCAGTCGTTTCCGGGAGGGTTGCCAGTTTAAGGTACCCTTTGAACTGGGCGGTAAAACACTCTCTGAAAAGCAGATTGCTACCCTGCTCACAAAAGGTAAAACAGGTAAAATAAAAGGTTTTATATCCCATAAAACCGGTAACACCTTTGAAGCTGCTCTAACTATAAACGACCAGGGGCAGGTAGTATACCAGTTCTAA
- a CDS encoding porin family protein — translation MKKTILLLSLVLLATTGFAQQLGIKAGATYNNFKGDDAKNYDYRLGYTAGLILQNHITDLIGIQVETLYTSKGAKQETTLGNGSKAEDKFRLNYVDVPVLLHVSAGGLFFDLGPQVSFIAKGRRVSEVTSATGNTTTTVETEITDHPYQVDFAYVGDIGYRAGNGFGLELRYAGGLKKIDDEGPFTGDQRRNSSIMLMFSYLFQ, via the coding sequence ATGAAGAAAACGATTCTACTGTTATCATTAGTCTTATTAGCAACAACCGGGTTTGCCCAGCAATTAGGTATAAAAGCCGGGGCTACTTACAACAACTTTAAAGGCGATGATGCTAAAAACTACGATTACAGATTAGGCTATACTGCCGGCTTGATATTACAAAATCACATCACGGATCTGATAGGTATTCAGGTGGAAACACTTTATACTTCTAAAGGAGCTAAGCAGGAAACTACACTTGGTAACGGCTCCAAAGCTGAAGATAAATTTCGCCTGAATTATGTGGATGTACCGGTTTTGCTGCATGTGTCTGCTGGTGGCTTGTTCTTTGATCTGGGTCCGCAGGTAAGTTTTATTGCAAAAGGTCGCCGCGTCAGTGAAGTTACCTCCGCTACCGGTAATACCACCACTACCGTAGAGACTGAGATCACAGATCACCCCTATCAGGTTGATTTTGCTTATGTAGGCGATATTGGTTACCGTGCCGGTAATGGTTTTGGTCTTGAACTACGCTATGCAGGCGGTTTAAAGAAGATTGATGATGAAGGTCCTTTTACAGGTGACCAGCGCCGCAACTCTTCTATCATGCTTATGTTCAGTTACCTGTTTCAGTAG
- a CDS encoding SulP family inorganic anion transporter, with amino-acid sequence MKESIKSPNYLGHLSKDIPAGLVVFFVALPLCLGISLASGAPLMSGLVTGIVAGVLVSWLSGSQLAVSGPAAGLTVIVLNGIETLGSFEAFLLAVVIAGFLQLILGFLKAGVIGLYFPSSVIKGMLAAIGLILILKQIPHFLGADDDFFGEMQFFQPDGRTTFSELGHAFSSIQLGAMIIGIISLAIILLWDNPKIKSIKILSFIPGALVAIIFAIVINALFSGFAPELTVTSSHLVSIPILGSFNDLSTELRFLDLGALSNPSLYIVAFTIAIVASLETLLSIEAIDKLDPHKRRSNTNRELKAQGVGNMVAGLLGGLPMTAVIVRGSTNVASGAQTRVSSFVHGVFLALSVFLLAGLMNRIPLSALAAVLLVVGFKLTKPALYKSQLKLGHEQFIPFIVTILAILFTDLLIGICVGLAVGIFYILKANYKSPYFFHKEEHKDKEIIRIRLSEHVSFLNKASIILTLDHLPQNSHVIIDGENSEYIDYDVLEAIQEFKQTAHERNIKVDLVNISNVEVMELH; translated from the coding sequence ATGAAAGAAAGTATAAAGAGTCCTAATTACCTTGGCCATCTGAGTAAAGATATTCCAGCAGGATTAGTTGTTTTTTTTGTTGCGTTACCTCTATGCCTTGGTATATCCCTGGCTTCTGGTGCTCCGCTTATGTCCGGGCTTGTAACGGGTATAGTTGCCGGTGTACTGGTTTCGTGGTTAAGTGGTTCACAGCTTGCAGTTAGCGGCCCTGCAGCAGGTCTTACTGTAATTGTACTGAACGGTATTGAGACCCTTGGATCTTTTGAGGCCTTTTTGCTGGCAGTGGTGATCGCCGGTTTTCTGCAATTGATCCTGGGTTTCCTGAAAGCAGGTGTCATCGGGCTTTATTTTCCTTCCTCTGTTATTAAAGGAATGTTGGCCGCCATTGGCCTTATACTTATCCTGAAGCAGATTCCACACTTTTTAGGAGCTGATGATGATTTCTTTGGAGAGATGCAGTTTTTCCAGCCGGATGGCCGTACTACCTTTTCAGAGCTAGGGCATGCGTTCTCTAGTATTCAACTAGGCGCCATGATCATTGGTATCATCTCCCTGGCTATAATCCTGTTGTGGGATAATCCTAAAATAAAGAGCATTAAGATACTAAGCTTTATCCCGGGAGCACTGGTGGCTATTATTTTTGCAATTGTAATAAATGCCTTGTTCTCAGGCTTTGCTCCTGAGCTGACGGTTACATCTTCGCACTTAGTTAGCATTCCAATACTGGGTAGCTTTAACGACCTTAGCACAGAGCTCCGTTTCCTGGACCTGGGTGCTCTTTCTAACCCGTCGCTATATATTGTAGCCTTTACTATTGCCATTGTAGCTAGTTTAGAAACATTGCTTAGTATTGAGGCAATAGATAAACTTGACCCGCACAAGCGCCGCAGCAATACTAACAGAGAGTTGAAGGCACAGGGTGTTGGTAACATGGTTGCAGGCTTGTTAGGTGGTTTACCTATGACGGCCGTAATTGTGCGTGGTTCTACAAACGTTGCCTCAGGTGCTCAAACCAGGGTGTCGTCTTTTGTACATGGCGTGTTTCTGGCACTGTCGGTATTTCTGTTAGCTGGCCTGATGAACCGTATCCCGCTTTCAGCGCTTGCTGCAGTACTACTGGTAGTTGGTTTTAAACTTACGAAGCCGGCACTTTACAAGTCACAGTTAAAGCTTGGTCATGAGCAGTTTATACCTTTCATTGTTACAATACTGGCTATTCTTTTCACAGACCTTCTGATTGGTATCTGCGTTGGTCTTGCTGTGGGTATTTTCTACATTCTGAAGGCAAACTACAAATCGCCGTACTTCTTCCACAAAGAAGAACATAAAGACAAAGAGATCATCCGTATCAGGCTTAGCGAGCACGTTTCTTTCCTGAATAAGGCAAGTATTATACTTACACTTGACCACTTGCCACAAAACAGCCATGTAATAATTGACGGTGAAAATTCAGAATACATTGATTATGATGTGCTGGAAGCAATTCAGGAATTTAAACAAACGGCTCACGAACGCAACATTAAAGTAGACCTGGTGAACATAAGTAATGTAGAAGTAATGGAGCTTCACTAA
- a CDS encoding carbonic anhydrase yields MEKIFENNQKWVAEKLAQDSEYFVKLAQGQQPRYLFIGCADSRVPAGEITGTGPGELFVHRNIANMVVHTDMNMLSVLQYAVEVLKVKDIIVCGHYGCGGVAAAASNKQFGLIDNWLRNIKDVIRLHEDEILSVSDEDARLRRLVELNVIEQVHNLSKTSIIQNAMLTDNPPKLHGLVYDIKEGLLRDLKVDINTFKRYEHIYNTILENTEN; encoded by the coding sequence ATGGAAAAAATATTTGAGAACAATCAGAAATGGGTTGCTGAGAAGCTAGCCCAGGACAGTGAATACTTTGTTAAACTGGCTCAAGGACAACAGCCACGTTACCTGTTTATTGGCTGTGCAGACAGCCGTGTGCCTGCAGGCGAAATTACCGGCACAGGACCAGGCGAATTATTTGTGCACCGCAACATTGCTAACATGGTAGTTCATACAGACATGAACATGCTGTCGGTGTTACAGTATGCTGTGGAAGTACTGAAGGTTAAAGATATTATAGTTTGCGGGCACTATGGCTGCGGCGGTGTGGCTGCGGCTGCCAGTAACAAGCAGTTCGGTCTGATAGACAACTGGCTTCGTAACATCAAAGATGTAATACGCCTGCACGAAGATGAGATTTTGAGTGTCTCTGATGAGGATGCACGCCTGCGCCGGCTGGTAGAACTGAACGTGATTGAGCAGGTGCACAATCTTTCAAAAACATCTATCATCCAGAATGCCATGTTAACTGATAACCCTCCTAAGTTGCATGGTTTAGTATATGATATTAAAGAAGGTTTGCTGCGCGACCTGAAAGTAGATATAAATACGTTTAAGCGTTACGAGCACATCTACAACACCATATTGGAAAATACGGAAAATTAA
- a CDS encoding HAMP domain-containing sensor histidine kinase: MKIRNRLTLQFAGIFTLILVLFSLVIYYFTSIYRQEDFYDRILQRAKVVSAYVFDADEADARTRRLNQIRFYQVLPYEVVKIYDSQGRQTFTEGRGRLEVDNALLTKIRQEKELHYEQGDRQVVGIVYHDNQGEFIVLASSIDAYSLKKLQHLKVILIVGFLGSLIVVLVAGWVFAKEALRPITKVVSEVEKITASDLHMRLSNADGKDELSHLAQTFNKMLERLELAFEMQSTFVSNASHELRTPLTTMMGELEVALMKPRTPEEYQRVLNSTLEDARLLTELSNGLLQIAQASIDSSKIQQVYLRFDELVWMARDQVVKRQPNAHIDIDFADFPDEEDRLVVKGNEALLLIAMVNVIENAIKFSPTGRSATVRIVLSRKDVKLVVTDRGLGITEEDLKHVFVPFFRAENVRNITGHGIGLPLTERILKLHNGSITVHSQINQGTEVTLTLPQAYGFIPARP, from the coding sequence ATGAAGATAAGGAACAGGCTTACGCTGCAGTTCGCCGGAATATTTACGCTTATTCTTGTTTTGTTTTCGCTGGTAATCTACTACTTCACATCTATTTACCGGCAGGAAGATTTTTATGACCGGATTCTGCAACGTGCAAAAGTGGTTTCTGCTTACGTATTTGATGCAGATGAAGCAGATGCCCGTACCCGCCGCCTGAACCAGATCCGGTTTTACCAGGTGCTCCCTTACGAAGTTGTTAAAATTTATGACAGCCAGGGCAGACAAACCTTTACGGAAGGAAGAGGCAGGCTGGAAGTTGACAATGCACTGCTAACTAAAATAAGGCAGGAAAAAGAACTACATTATGAGCAGGGCGACCGCCAGGTAGTTGGTATAGTTTACCATGATAACCAGGGAGAATTTATTGTACTGGCATCTTCTATTGACGCTTATAGTTTAAAAAAGCTGCAGCACCTAAAGGTTATACTTATAGTTGGTTTCCTGGGCTCCCTGATTGTTGTGCTGGTAGCGGGGTGGGTATTTGCTAAAGAAGCACTTCGCCCGATAACCAAAGTAGTAAGCGAGGTAGAAAAGATCACGGCATCGGACCTGCACATGCGCCTGAGCAACGCCGACGGAAAAGATGAGCTATCCCATCTGGCGCAAACCTTTAATAAAATGCTGGAACGGCTTGAACTGGCTTTTGAGATGCAAAGCACCTTTGTTTCCAATGCATCGCATGAGTTGCGCACACCACTTACCACAATGATGGGAGAACTGGAAGTAGCTTTGATGAAGCCCCGTACGCCGGAAGAATATCAACGTGTGCTAAACTCCACACTAGAGGATGCCCGCTTACTAACAGAGCTTTCAAACGGGTTGCTGCAGATCGCGCAGGCAAGTATAGATTCATCTAAAATACAGCAGGTGTACCTGCGCTTTGATGAGTTGGTTTGGATGGCCCGCGACCAGGTAGTAAAGCGCCAGCCCAATGCCCATATCGATATTGATTTTGCCGATTTCCCGGATGAAGAAGACCGACTGGTAGTGAAAGGAAATGAAGCACTGTTGCTGATAGCTATGGTAAATGTGATAGAGAATGCGATCAAATTCTCCCCGACAGGCAGAAGTGCAACCGTACGCATAGTACTTAGCCGGAAAGATGTAAAGCTGGTTGTAACAGACCGTGGGTTAGGTATAACAGAAGAAGACCTGAAGCATGTGTTTGTTCCTTTTTTCAGGGCAGAGAACGTGCGTAACATAACAGGCCACGGCATTGGCTTGCCGCTTACCGAACGTATTCTGAAATTACACAACGGTAGTATAACTGTTCATTCGCAGATAAACCAAGGCACAGAAGTTACTCTTACTCTGCCACAGGCATACGGCTTTATACCTGCCCGACCTTGA
- a CDS encoding Ig-like domain-containing protein, with amino-acid sequence MKLKSVLASMLAIVALTSCEDLFEDGDMQPDGSKPSLTINNPTNNQSVNQTQDLRIHVTAVDKDAVKVEFAVKGAETSLITFNKVSEKNVVDFDTLISMENIAPGTYQLYVRATDGRTNVSEQQVNFIVK; translated from the coding sequence ATGAAATTAAAATCAGTACTGGCATCTATGCTTGCTATAGTTGCCTTAACAAGTTGTGAAGACTTGTTTGAAGATGGCGATATGCAGCCGGATGGCTCAAAGCCAAGCTTAACCATTAACAACCCTACCAACAACCAATCGGTAAACCAGACACAGGACCTTCGGATCCATGTTACAGCAGTAGATAAGGATGCGGTTAAAGTGGAGTTTGCTGTAAAAGGTGCAGAAACTAGTCTGATAACTTTTAATAAAGTATCGGAGAAGAATGTAGTTGATTTTGATACGCTGATATCAATGGAGAACATTGCGCCTGGTACTTACCAACTATACGTTCGTGCTACGGATGGTCGTACAAATGTATCTGAGCAACAGGTAAACTTTATCGTTAAATAA
- a CDS encoding metallophosphoesterase family protein, whose amino-acid sequence MKKITLAALALPLLALQACDKFEYSPYEVRLHDNERQLNQKSIDRIKQQNIPQDATITFALVSDTQGYYKDTEVMVNHLNKRNDVQFILHNGDITDFGLLKEFRLINEELGRLKAPLVTVIGNHDAVSNGMQLYKEMYGPYNFSFVAGHSKFIFINTNNWEFNGTAPDLDWLEMQLTDRASYDQVFVLSHIPPTSSAFGDANATRYRQLMNQYNVTMSIHGHNHSFETYQLEEGGTQYMNVGEAADEEYVLMRVNNTSVAFERVSTKSGY is encoded by the coding sequence TTGAAAAAAATTACACTTGCCGCGCTTGCGCTGCCTTTGCTGGCATTGCAGGCTTGCGATAAGTTTGAGTATAGCCCCTATGAGGTAAGGCTACACGATAACGAACGCCAACTGAATCAGAAAAGCATCGACCGCATCAAACAACAGAACATCCCACAAGATGCAACCATCACTTTTGCACTAGTATCTGATACCCAAGGGTATTATAAAGATACCGAAGTGATGGTAAACCACCTGAATAAGCGTAACGATGTACAGTTTATATTGCATAATGGTGACATAACGGACTTTGGTTTACTTAAAGAGTTCAGATTAATTAATGAAGAACTGGGTAGATTGAAGGCGCCTCTGGTAACTGTGATAGGCAACCATGATGCAGTAAGTAATGGCATGCAGCTGTACAAGGAAATGTATGGGCCATATAATTTTAGTTTTGTAGCAGGCCACTCCAAGTTTATCTTCATCAATACGAATAACTGGGAGTTTAACGGTACTGCCCCGGACCTGGACTGGCTTGAAATGCAGCTAACCGACCGGGCAAGCTACGACCAAGTGTTTGTGCTTTCCCATATTCCCCCTACCAGCTCTGCTTTCGGTGATGCCAATGCAACACGTTACCGCCAGCTCATGAACCAGTATAACGTAACCATGTCGATACACGGGCATAACCATAGCTTTGAAACATATCAGCTTGAAGAAGGAGGTACGCAGTACATGAATGTGGGCGAAGCCGCTGATGAAGAATACGTGCTGATGCGGGTTAACAACACATCTGTTGCCTTCGAACGTGTTTCAACTAAAAGCGGCTACTAA
- a CDS encoding metallophosphoesterase family protein: protein MYYPVEKYNCFVCVILALCLLILQACEKFEYSPYEVRLNDDEKNINQRNIQRIKDLSITPTDQIKFILISDSQGFYADNEKVVNHINRHHGEAHFLLLGGDITDFGLLKEHRLIHQQLSKLKMPYVAVIGNHDGTNNGKVVYKRMYGAFDFSFTAGDSKFILLNTNYLEFDRKVPDLEWLEEELKDGQQYNHIFVLSHIYPILYEFGRDEGKGELYGKLVSKYNVSFSLHGHRHAYNLFYPFDGSIPYLISGATERLEYIVFTVNGDNITFERIQINS from the coding sequence ATGTATTATCCTGTTGAAAAATATAACTGTTTTGTCTGTGTTATACTTGCGTTGTGTTTGTTGATATTGCAGGCCTGCGAAAAGTTTGAATACAGCCCGTATGAAGTTCGACTCAATGATGATGAAAAGAATATAAACCAACGCAACATTCAGAGGATAAAGGATCTATCTATTACTCCAACCGACCAGATTAAATTTATTCTTATCTCCGACTCGCAGGGTTTTTATGCGGATAATGAGAAGGTTGTAAATCACATTAATCGCCATCACGGTGAAGCACACTTCCTGCTGCTTGGGGGCGACATAACGGATTTCGGACTATTAAAAGAGCATAGACTGATTCATCAACAGTTGAGCAAGTTAAAAATGCCATATGTAGCTGTAATCGGTAACCATGATGGCACTAATAACGGTAAGGTTGTTTACAAAAGAATGTATGGCGCTTTTGATTTTAGCTTTACAGCTGGAGATAGTAAATTTATTCTGCTTAACACCAATTACCTGGAGTTCGACAGAAAAGTACCTGACCTTGAATGGCTGGAGGAAGAACTGAAAGATGGACAGCAATACAATCACATTTTTGTACTTTCTCATATTTACCCCATTCTATATGAATTTGGCAGAGACGAAGGTAAAGGTGAATTATATGGAAAGTTAGTTAGCAAGTATAATGTAAGTTTTTCGCTCCATGGCCACAGGCATGCCTATAACCTCTTTTATCCGTTTGATGGTAGTATTCCGTACCTGATTTCGGGTGCTACCGAACGGCTCGAGTACATCGTTTTTACAGTAAACGGTGATAACATAACTTTTGAACGTATTCAAATCAATTCCTGA
- a CDS encoding SWFGD domain-containing protein: protein MRSYENSGYNPYNDNNRSESRGSARNYYSDNLTNRSSDYGTRTGSGSGFGSGRDYSAGSGYGSGSTYGRSAGMTGSSYGSSGYGSSSGYGSTSGYGSSGYGSSSYGRGTSGSRYSSDYDRSGRDTWDRAGDRIENAWDRTKSRVSNAWDRMTDDDDNRSRSSYGGGYGSSSGYGSGSRYGSGSTGSSYGTSGYGSSSYGSGMGSSGYGSGSGNTGYGSGSSGYGSGSSGSGSYGRSTQYGSGMGSGYSSGMGSSGYGSTGGYGSSSYGSGSYDRDRYSSDYDRDRYSSRSYDRDREGHEDRGFFDRAGDEIRSWFGDEEAERRRRMDEMRDREHDSDYNRSGSSSSYSSGSYSGPPYSYGSSSRRDYEW, encoded by the coding sequence ATGAGAAGCTATGAAAACTCGGGCTACAACCCGTACAATGACAACAACAGATCAGAATCAAGAGGGTCGGCAAGAAATTATTATTCCGATAACTTAACAAACAGAAGCAGCGACTATGGCACCAGAACTGGTTCAGGTTCTGGCTTCGGATCAGGTCGTGATTATAGTGCCGGTTCAGGCTATGGCAGCGGTTCTACTTACGGACGTTCTGCAGGCATGACTGGCAGCAGCTATGGCTCATCAGGATATGGGTCTTCTTCAGGATATGGATCAACTTCAGGATACGGATCTTCTGGCTACGGCTCATCAAGTTATGGCAGAGGAACTTCAGGATCACGTTATAGCAGCGACTACGACCGCAGTGGCCGTGATACCTGGGATCGTGCCGGTGATAGAATAGAGAATGCCTGGGACCGCACTAAGAGCCGTGTATCTAATGCATGGGATCGCATGACAGACGATGATGACAACAGAAGCAGAAGCAGCTATGGCGGTGGCTATGGTTCATCTTCTGGCTATGGCTCTGGCAGCCGTTATGGTTCAGGAAGCACAGGTTCTAGCTATGGAACTTCCGGTTACGGATCATCTAGCTATGGTTCTGGAATGGGATCATCAGGTTATGGCTCTGGCTCTGGCAACACTGGTTACGGATCAGGTAGTTCTGGTTACGGATCAGGTAGTTCTGGCTCTGGCAGCTACGGCAGAAGCACACAATACGGTTCAGGTATGGGATCTGGTTATAGCTCAGGAATGGGATCATCAGGCTATGGCAGCACTGGCGGCTATGGATCAAGCAGCTATGGCAGCGGCAGCTACGACAGAGACCGTTACTCCAGCGATTACGACAGAGACAGATATTCTTCACGCAGCTATGACAGAGACCGCGAAGGCCATGAGGACCGTGGATTCTTTGACCGTGCCGGTGATGAAATAAGATCATGGTTCGGTGATGAAGAAGCAGAACGCAGAAGAAGAATGGATGAGATGCGGGATCGTGAACACGATTCAGACTATAACCGCTCCGGTAGTTCATCATCTTACTCTTCCGGTTCTTACAGCGGACCTCCATACTCTTATGGTTCATCATCACGCAGAGACTACGAGTGGTAG
- a CDS encoding glycosyltransferase family protein: MKVSGFTFVRNAIKFDYPVVEAILSILPVCDEVVVAVGNSDDDTLGLIQSINSPKIRIIETVWDDSLRQGGQVLAEETNKAFAAISPDSDWAFYIQGDEVVHEQYLPTIKAAMEQYKDSPEVDGLLFNYKHFYGSYDYVGESMRWYRREIRVIKNRKDIFSYRDAQGFRKGDNQKLNVKLIDAYIYHYGWVKDPRAMQGKRESFTRMYHSDEWIETNVPKVEEFDYSGVDALGLFEGTHPSVMKDRINRINWKFDYDLSYRRFVIKDRIRMFVESITGYRLWEYRNYKII, translated from the coding sequence ATGAAAGTAAGCGGTTTTACCTTTGTCCGGAATGCAATAAAGTTCGACTACCCTGTAGTGGAAGCCATTCTTTCTATACTTCCTGTCTGCGACGAGGTGGTGGTAGCCGTAGGCAATTCTGACGATGATACGCTGGGCTTGATCCAAAGTATAAATTCCCCGAAGATCCGCATCATAGAAACTGTTTGGGATGATTCGCTACGCCAGGGCGGCCAGGTGTTGGCAGAAGAAACCAACAAGGCATTTGCCGCTATCTCCCCGGACTCTGACTGGGCTTTTTATATACAAGGCGACGAAGTGGTGCACGAGCAGTACCTGCCAACTATAAAAGCAGCCATGGAACAGTATAAGGATTCTCCTGAGGTGGATGGCTTGCTGTTCAACTATAAGCACTTTTATGGTTCCTATGATTATGTTGGAGAGTCGATGCGCTGGTACCGCCGTGAAATCCGTGTGATCAAAAACCGGAAAGATATATTTTCTTACAGAGATGCACAGGGCTTTAGAAAAGGAGATAACCAGAAGCTGAATGTGAAGCTGATAGACGCTTACATCTACCATTACGGCTGGGTAAAAGACCCGCGTGCGATGCAGGGCAAACGCGAAAGCTTTACACGCATGTATCACTCGGATGAATGGATTGAGACCAATGTGCCCAAGGTAGAAGAGTTTGACTACTCCGGTGTAGATGCACTTGGACTTTTTGAAGGTACCCACCCTTCAGTAATGAAAGACCGCATAAATAGGATCAACTGGAAGTTTGACTACGACCTGAGTTACCGCAGGTTTGTAATAAAAGATAGGATAAGAATGTTTGTGGAAAGTATAACAGGTTATCGCCTGTGGGAATACCGCAACTATAAAATTATTTAA